The Ruminococcaceae bacterium BL-4 region AAAGTTACCCGGATAGATCAGTACTCCATGCAGTCTCTATCCCAAATAACTTTGCATGGAGCAGTGACAATGGCTAATTTCATATCATCAGTCCCTTCTAAATGACTTTTGTCAGTGTGTCGTTGTCTCAATTTAGGGATAGGATTAATTGATATAAAAAGCTACCGGATAAAAGGTTCAAATTAAACAATTAAATAGTACGGTCTATCACTGAAACTTTCATAATAACATCACGAAGCCGGTCTTTGCCAACCATGTATTCCAACACGTCGTCGGCGGTGTTACACCATTTTTCACATGAGCCATCTATTTTGGCAATACAATAGCGGCTTCCGTCCCAAAAAATCCCATATTGTTCAGAATGCCATTCCAAAACGACTTCATCGTGAAACCGCATACATTTTTTAAAATCACTGAGTGTTTTAAAATGATCTTCTTCCGACCTATTATTAATTGTTTTCATCATTCATAGGGCCCTCCATGTTTTGACTTGCACGCCGATGCATATCTCAAAATAATCGATTATCGGAGCAAAACCAGGACGTTCATTTAGATTATTCCAACTAATTTTATGACTGTAAAAATCATCATCATATAAAAAACCAAATTAAGTATACCACAAAAGGCTTTAGACTGCGAATTTTTGTGGTCGAGTCTGTGAGGACGAAATGTTCAGAAAATAATTTTATATGAAATATTTGGAGTATCCATTTGAACAATTGACAAACTAATTTGATTAGTTTATAATAAATTAAATTAGTTTAAAAAGAAGGCTTTATATGAGCACAAAAAGAAGTTTGGATTCACAAACAATTTTGAATGCTGCGGCAGAACTTGCAGAAGAAAAGGGCCTTGAGAATGTTTCTTTACTCCAGATTGCGGAAAAATTGGGAGTAAAATCACCGTCTCTATATAATCATTTAAGTGGATTGCAAGAACTTTCGATGGGGATTGCAAATTTAGCAATTAACAGACTTGAAGATGCAATCCGCAGTGCAGCAATCGGTCGGTCAAAAGAAGATGCTCTGCTATCAATTGCCTCAGCATATCGTAAATTTGCAAAAGAAAATCCGGAACTTTATAAAGCAATTTTAAGATTTCCTCATTATAACGACAGCGATATTCAGGAGGCGGGGCATTCCGTTGTTCGTATTTTGTATCAAGTGATGGAACCATATCATTATAGCAAGGAAGATACCATTCATTTTGTTCGTGGATTCCGCAGCGCACTTCATGGCTTTATTTCGCTGGAAGAGGCCGGATTTTTTCAAAGTGATGAGGCTAATGTGGATAAAAGCTATAAACAGCTTGTTTTATGTCTAATATCCGCTTTAAGCGAAGGAGATGCTTAGAATGTTTCAATATATTGCATTACCCGTTGTAGGATTTGTGGTTGGGCTACTGATTATTTCGCTTGGTGGAGGTGGAGGAGCTGTTTATGTAGGAATATTAACGGTTTTCTTTAATATTCCGCCTGCCATTGCGGCATCTACTTCACTTGCCACCACGATTCCTACGACAGCAGTAGGAACGTTCAGCCATTGGAAAGCTGGAAATGTAAACTGGCACTTTGGAGTTACAATGTTAATTGGCGGCGTGGTTGGGTCTATTGTAGGTTCCCTATGTTCAGGATTTTTGCAGCAGAACCTGTATAATAAATTGACCGGAATTATTCTGCTGTTACTGGCAGTACAAATGCTTGTCTCATATATAAAGAATAAGCGAAAAAAAGAAGATGGGCAGGACGTCAGTCAACTCCATAAGAAATCCAACACTATAAAAGCCGTTTGTTTTGGTCTGCTTGGTGGAATTATGTCTGGGCTTGTTGGTCTTAGCGGAGGTGGCCCTATTATCGCAGGACTTATGCTTCTTGGATGTCAGGCCCTTGAAACCGTAGGGACTTCAGTGCTCGTGCTGTTTGGCATAGCAGTTACTGGTTTTATCACGCATCTTGGAATAGGAAGTATCGATTGGCAACTCGTAGGATTGTTGACGATTGGTACAATTTGTGGTGCTTTTGTTGGCCCTCTTCTTCTCAAGAAGATAGACAAGAAAAAGTTAGAGAAAATTCTTCAGCCCGTGCTTTTTATGATGATCGTTGTAATGGGTGGAATAGAAATATTTAAATAGTGCTGTGAATTTGATCTTTTGTAATGCGCTTGTATTGATGGAGAAACAGAATAGGAATGAATGTAAGAAC contains the following coding sequences:
- a CDS encoding conserved protein of unknown function (Evidence 4 : Unknown function but conserved in other organisms), yielding MMKTINNRSEEDHFKTLSDFKKCMRFHDEVVLEWHSEQYGIFWDGSRYCIAKIDGSCEKWCNTADDVLEYMVGKDRLRDVIMKVSVIDRTI
- a CDS encoding TetR family transcriptional regulator; this encodes MSTKRSLDSQTILNAAAELAEEKGLENVSLLQIAEKLGVKSPSLYNHLSGLQELSMGIANLAINRLEDAIRSAAIGRSKEDALLSIASAYRKFAKENPELYKAILRFPHYNDSDIQEAGHSVVRILYQVMEPYHYSKEDTIHFVRGFRSALHGFISLEEAGFFQSDEANVDKSYKQLVLCLISALSEGDA
- a CDS encoding putative membrane transporter protein (Evidence 3 : Putative function from multiple computational evidences); this encodes MFQYIALPVVGFVVGLLIISLGGGGGAVYVGILTVFFNIPPAIAASTSLATTIPTTAVGTFSHWKAGNVNWHFGVTMLIGGVVGSIVGSLCSGFLQQNLYNKLTGIILLLLAVQMLVSYIKNKRKKEDGQDVSQLHKKSNTIKAVCFGLLGGIMSGLVGLSGGGPIIAGLMLLGCQALETVGTSVLVLFGIAVTGFITHLGIGSIDWQLVGLLTIGTICGAFVGPLLLKKIDKKKLEKILQPVLFMMIVVMGGIEIFK